The Gossypium hirsutum isolate 1008001.06 chromosome A13, Gossypium_hirsutum_v2.1, whole genome shotgun sequence nucleotide sequence AGGGAAATTAGAGAGCCAAAATGAGGTTCAACAGCCACAGCAACCAACCAAAGGCACCAGCTTCTTTAGAACTTGTTTCAATGGTCTCAATGCCTTATCAGGTTCCTCTCTTCCTCTTTGTAATTTAAAGGTTTTCTTCTCATGCTTCTTTGTAGTATATTAAACAAACCCAAAGAATTTGAAGAACGAATCATCTTTAGAATAGGAGTCTAGTAATAAAATATAACAGCTTGATCAAATAAAGATTCAGTTCCATTAGATGTCTCTACTACATGAATCCTTTAATCCCTTTCCATTGGTCAATTAACATTTAAATAACCTATATCTTTGAATTCTACAACTCAGGCGTTGGGATACTGTCAATTCCATACGCACTTGCTCAAGGGGGATGGCTAAGCTTATTGCTTCTTTTCCTGGTAGCTGTTCTCTGTTGGTACACAGGATTACTTCTACGACGTTGTATGGATACGCATCCCCTCATCAAAACCTACCCCGATATAGGTGAGCGTGCTTTTGGGTATAAGGGGAGAGCTATCGTATCCGTGTTCATGTATGTCGAGTTGTATTTGGTTGCAGTTGAGTTTCTGATATTAGAAGGTGACAATCTGGACAAGCTGTTTCCAAACACGGCATTTAAAGTTGCCGGGCTGAAAATCAGAGGAAAACAAGCCTTTGTTATGTTGACTTCCCTCATAGTTCTGCCAACTACATGGTTGAAGAGTTTGGCTCTACTTGCCTATGTTTCTGCTGGTGGGGTGTTAGCTTCTTTCATTCTTGTTATCTGCATCTTTTGGGTGGGAGCAGTAGATAAAGTGGGGTTCCATGAAAATGATTCGGTTTTGAATTGGAAGGGAATGCCTATTGCCATAAGCATGTTTGCTTTTTGTTATTGTGGCCATGCAGTTTTCCCTACGTTATGCAGCTCAATGAAAGATAGAAGCAAATTCTCCAAGGCAAGAAAGTGATATCATGGAGTTCTACATAAAGATTGACGCAATTCTTTCCTGATTTACTGATAGTTAAGAGTTGCATCAAGTTTTCAGGGAAAATAAACTCATGCACCTTTCTGTTTTTCGTTGCAGGTTTTACTTGTTTGCTTCATCACAAGCACGATCAACTACGGATCGATGGCTGTCATGGGCTACCTGATGTTTGGAGAACATCTGAAGTCTCAAGTGACATTAAATCTTCCCATAAAAAAGATGAGCACAAAAATAGCAATTTATACTACTCTAATCAATCCCCTGACGAAATATGCTATCATAACCACTCCAATTACAACTGCGATCGAAGAAACATCCCTCTTTCGCAACAGCAGGTCACTAAGCATCCTCATTAGAACTGCACTAGTGATCAGCACAGTGATTGTTGCCTTAACCATCCCATTTTTTGGCTACGTGATGGCATTTATAGGATCGTTCTTGAGTGTCACTGCATCTATGTTGCTGCCGTGCCTGTGTTATCTTAAACTTAACAAAGCTGCTCGAAAAATGGGGTTAGAACTGATAATAATTGTAGCAATTTTGGTGGCTGGGTTATTCATAGGTGTAGTTGGAACCTTTACTTCCATAAAGCAAATTGTTAACCATCTGTGAATTACCCAAATAGATACTAGCCCCAAGCTTTATGTCAGATGGGAACTAACAGTTTGATAAGCAATAATACGAGTATATAAAGATTAAAGCATTTCCAATGTTCAGGATTCTCGAGTTTACTCCATTTTCCGATGATTTGGAGAATATGGTATAGAAGCTTAGATCATGGAACAAAAGACTAAAAAAGCAGAGGAAGTAAAAGGAGAAAGAAATATAAGTTCCATTCCAATCTATAATAATCAACTATAAGCAATTATCTTTGCTTTACGCCGGGGAGGGGGGGGGGACAGGTCATTGTGATTGAATGAACATAGGATGACCTAGGAATGGAGCTTCACACCTGTTGATATTCTAACCTCAAACATCAAACT carries:
- the LOC107902231 gene encoding amino acid transporter AVT1I: MWVYECHKMDFTKAGKLESQNEVQQPQQPTKGTSFFRTCFNGLNALSGVGILSIPYALAQGGWLSLLLLFLVAVLCWYTGLLLRRCMDTHPLIKTYPDIGERAFGYKGRAIVSVFMYVELYLVAVEFLILEGDNLDKLFPNTAFKVAGLKIRGKQAFVMLTSLIVLPTTWLKSLALLAYVSAGGVLASFILVICIFWVGAVDKVGFHENDSVLNWKGMPIAISMFAFCYCGHAVFPTLCSSMKDRSKFSKVLLVCFITSTINYGSMAVMGYLMFGEHLKSQVTLNLPIKKMSTKIAIYTTLINPLTKYAIITTPITTAIEETSLFRNSRSLSILIRTALVISTVIVALTIPFFGYVMAFIGSFLSVTASMLLPCLCYLKLNKAARKMGLELIIIVAILVAGLFIGVVGTFTSIKQIVNHL